One window of Mesorhizobium sp. PAMC28654 genomic DNA carries:
- a CDS encoding UDP-N-acetylmuramoylalanyl-D-glutamyl-2,6-diaminopimelate--D-alanyl-D-alanine ligase produces MSLLWTSNALIAAMDGRPIGSMPEGIVGISIDSRSLQPGDAFFAIKGEAMDGHDFATAAIKAGAGVLVVAEGKLPSLGRLTAPMIVVDDVLAALEKLGIAARARSNAKIIAVTGSAGKTTTKEALRHVLSPVGKVHASAQSFNNHWGVPLTLARMPDDCDYAVFEIGMNHPDEIRPLVKMVRPHVAIITMIAAAHLGFFRNLDEIAKAKAEIFEGLEPDGAVILNRDDSRWKLLDKMAHAAGIEHVHGFGENARSTFKLLSCELYADHSMITARIGGRDISARIGAPGRHMVQNVLAVLGAAHLVGADMTKVAGALADLSAERGRGKRHVLMLPQGPITLIDESYNANPASMAAAMALLNATPVSGEGRRIAVLGDMLELGEHSAKLHAALADLIVGTETRTVFLGGPEMRALAEILPADIQTEYRAGAEDLKPMLLSALKPGDVVMIKSSKGIGFVKLVDALLGKFPAQSTTNKQT; encoded by the coding sequence ATGAGTTTGCTCTGGACCTCCAACGCGCTGATCGCCGCCATGGACGGGCGGCCTATCGGTTCGATGCCTGAAGGCATTGTCGGCATTTCCATTGACAGCCGCAGCCTGCAGCCTGGAGACGCCTTCTTCGCCATCAAGGGCGAGGCGATGGACGGCCATGATTTCGCCACCGCCGCCATCAAGGCCGGCGCCGGCGTGCTGGTCGTGGCAGAAGGCAAGCTGCCGTCGCTCGGCCGGCTGACCGCGCCGATGATCGTCGTCGACGACGTGCTGGCGGCGCTGGAGAAGCTCGGGATCGCGGCGCGTGCCAGGTCCAATGCCAAGATCATTGCCGTGACCGGTTCGGCGGGCAAGACGACCACCAAGGAAGCGCTGCGTCATGTCCTGTCGCCGGTTGGCAAGGTGCATGCGTCGGCGCAGTCGTTCAACAACCACTGGGGCGTGCCGCTGACGCTGGCGCGGATGCCCGATGATTGTGACTATGCCGTCTTCGAAATCGGCATGAACCATCCCGATGAGATCCGGCCGCTGGTCAAGATGGTCCGCCCGCATGTAGCCATCATCACGATGATCGCGGCGGCGCATCTCGGCTTCTTCCGCAATCTCGACGAGATCGCCAAGGCCAAGGCCGAGATTTTCGAAGGCCTGGAACCCGACGGGGCGGTGATCCTCAACCGCGACGATTCGCGCTGGAAGCTTCTCGACAAGATGGCGCATGCCGCGGGCATCGAGCATGTCCATGGTTTTGGTGAAAACGCGCGCTCGACCTTCAAGCTGCTCAGCTGTGAACTGTACGCGGATCATTCCATGATCACCGCCCGGATCGGCGGGCGGGATATCTCAGCGCGTATCGGCGCGCCGGGCCGCCACATGGTGCAGAATGTGCTGGCGGTGCTGGGTGCCGCGCACCTGGTGGGCGCCGACATGACCAAGGTGGCAGGGGCGCTGGCCGATCTGTCGGCCGAACGCGGGCGTGGCAAGCGCCATGTGCTGATGCTCCCGCAAGGGCCGATCACGCTGATCGACGAGAGCTACAACGCCAATCCTGCGTCGATGGCCGCCGCGATGGCGCTGCTCAACGCAACGCCGGTTTCGGGTGAGGGGCGCCGCATCGCCGTGCTCGGCGACATGCTCGAACTCGGCGAGCATTCGGCGAAGCTGCATGCAGCGCTCGCCGATCTCATCGTCGGCACGGAAACGCGCACGGTGTTTCTCGGTGGTCCCGAAATGCGGGCCTTGGCCGAGATCCTGCCCGCCGACATCCAGACGGAATACCGCGCTGGTGCGGAGGATTTGAAGCCGATGCTCCTGTCGGCGCTGAAGCCCGGCGACGTGGTCATGATCAAGTCGTCCAAGGGTATCGGTTTCGTAAAACTGGTCGATGCGCTGCTTGGGAAATTTCCGGCGCAATCGACAACCAACAAACAGACCTAG
- the mraY gene encoding phospho-N-acetylmuramoyl-pentapeptide-transferase: MFTLLVDFADKISVFNVFRYITFRTGGALITSALIVFIFGPTIINSLRLRQGKGQPIRADGPQTHFKKAGTPTMGGLMILSGIIGSSLLWANLSSIYVWVVLLVTIGFGSIGFYDDYLKVTKQSHLGFSGKARLGLEFIIAGIAAWVIVHNGQAPFSSSLTFPFAKEFLVNLGWFFIPFSCFVIVGAGNAVNLTDGLDGLAIVPIMIAAASFGVIAYLSGNAVFAEYLQIHFVPGTGELAVVLGSVIGAGLGFLWFNAPPAAIFMGDTGSLAMGGLIGTVAVATKHEIVLVIVGGLFVVEILSVIIQVGYFKMTGKRVFLMAPIHHHFEKLGWTESQVVIRFWIIAVILALVGLSTLKLR; this comes from the coding sequence ATGTTCACACTGCTCGTCGATTTTGCGGACAAGATCTCGGTCTTCAATGTCTTCCGCTATATCACGTTCCGCACCGGCGGGGCGCTGATCACCTCGGCGCTGATCGTCTTCATCTTCGGACCGACCATCATCAATTCGCTGCGGCTCAGGCAAGGCAAGGGCCAGCCGATCCGCGCCGACGGGCCGCAGACGCATTTCAAGAAAGCGGGCACGCCGACCATGGGCGGGCTGATGATCCTGTCCGGTATCATCGGCTCGTCGCTGCTGTGGGCGAACCTGTCGAGCATCTATGTCTGGGTGGTGCTGCTGGTGACCATCGGCTTTGGCTCGATCGGCTTCTACGACGACTATCTGAAGGTCACGAAACAGTCGCATCTAGGCTTTTCCGGCAAGGCGCGGCTCGGGCTCGAATTCATCATCGCCGGCATCGCCGCCTGGGTGATCGTGCACAATGGCCAGGCGCCGTTCTCGTCGTCGCTGACCTTCCCCTTCGCCAAGGAATTCCTGGTCAATCTCGGCTGGTTCTTCATCCCGTTCTCGTGCTTCGTCATCGTCGGCGCCGGCAATGCGGTGAATTTGACCGACGGTCTCGACGGGCTGGCGATCGTGCCGATCATGATCGCGGCGGCATCCTTCGGCGTCATCGCCTATCTTTCCGGCAACGCGGTCTTCGCCGAATATCTGCAGATCCATTTCGTGCCCGGCACCGGTGAACTGGCTGTCGTGCTTGGCTCGGTGATCGGCGCCGGCCTCGGCTTCCTGTGGTTCAACGCGCCACCGGCGGCGATCTTCATGGGCGATACTGGCTCGTTGGCCATGGGCGGCCTGATCGGAACCGTCGCGGTCGCCACCAAGCATGAGATCGTGCTGGTCATCGTCGGCGGCCTGTTCGTGGTCGAGATTCTCTCGGTCATCATCCAGGTCGGCTACTTCAAGATGACCGGCAAGCGCGTGTTCCTGATGGCGCCGATCCACCATCATTTCGAAAAACTCGGCTGGACCGAAAGCCAGGTGGTGATCCGCTTCTGGATCATCGCCGTCATCCTGGCGCTGGTCGGCCTGTCCACCCTCAAGCTCAGATAG
- the murD gene encoding UDP-N-acetylmuramoyl-L-alanine--D-glutamate ligase, producing the protein MIPAASFSGKRVSLFGLGGSGIATARALIAGGADVLAWDDNPDSVAKAGAVGIPTADLRGADWAKFSAFVLSPGVPLTHPKPHWTVELAKGAGVEVIGDIELFCRERTLQAPTAPFVAITGTNGKSTTTALTAHILKAAGRDTQMGGNIGRAVMTLDPPEPSRHYVVECSSYQIDLAPSINPTAGILLNLTPDHLDRHGTMQHYALIKERLVAGSETAIIGIDDSWCAQIADRLERAGRHVIRISKRLPLTDGYFADGSDLMEAVDGRYSRVAFLEGIGSLRGQHNAQNALAAVAACLKVGLDLGEIQSGLESFPGLAHRMEQVGRKGHVLFINDSKATNADAAAPALSSFPRIYWIAGGLPKEGGIEPLRGFFPRIAKAYLIGEAAPAFSATLGETVPYEISGTLAAAVEHAADDAAKDGSGEAVVLLSPACASFDQFKNFEVRGEAFRQAANAIEGVKPIGGAR; encoded by the coding sequence TTGATCCCCGCGGCATCCTTCTCTGGCAAGCGTGTTTCGCTCTTCGGGCTTGGCGGCTCGGGGATCGCCACCGCACGCGCGCTGATTGCGGGCGGGGCGGATGTTCTGGCCTGGGACGACAACCCCGACAGCGTCGCCAAGGCCGGTGCAGTGGGCATTCCCACAGCCGACCTGCGCGGCGCAGACTGGGCTAAGTTCTCGGCCTTCGTGCTGTCGCCCGGCGTGCCGCTGACGCATCCGAAGCCCCACTGGACGGTGGAACTGGCCAAGGGCGCCGGCGTCGAGGTCATAGGCGACATAGAGCTTTTCTGCCGCGAACGGACCTTGCAGGCGCCGACGGCACCTTTCGTCGCCATCACCGGCACCAACGGCAAGTCGACGACCACGGCGCTGACGGCGCATATCCTGAAAGCCGCGGGGCGCGACACGCAGATGGGCGGCAATATCGGTCGCGCGGTAATGACGCTCGATCCGCCGGAGCCTTCGCGGCACTATGTCGTCGAATGCTCGTCCTACCAGATTGATCTCGCGCCTTCGATCAACCCGACGGCGGGCATCCTGCTCAACCTCACGCCGGACCATCTCGACCGCCACGGCACGATGCAGCACTACGCTTTGATCAAGGAGCGGCTGGTGGCCGGCAGCGAGACGGCGATCATCGGCATCGACGATTCCTGGTGCGCCCAGATCGCCGATCGCCTGGAGCGGGCGGGCCGCCATGTCATCCGTATTTCCAAGCGGCTGCCGCTGACCGACGGCTATTTCGCTGACGGCAGCGATCTGATGGAAGCGGTCGATGGCCGCTACAGCCGCGTCGCTTTCCTCGAAGGCATTGGCTCGCTGCGTGGCCAGCACAATGCGCAGAACGCGCTGGCCGCTGTCGCCGCCTGTCTCAAGGTCGGGCTGGATCTGGGCGAAATACAGTCCGGGCTGGAAAGCTTCCCTGGGCTGGCACACCGCATGGAGCAGGTCGGCCGCAAGGGCCACGTGCTGTTCATCAACGATTCCAAGGCAACCAACGCCGATGCGGCGGCGCCCGCGCTGTCGAGTTTCCCGCGCATCTACTGGATTGCCGGCGGCTTGCCCAAGGAAGGCGGCATCGAGCCGTTGCGCGGCTTCTTCCCGCGCATCGCCAAGGCCTATCTGATCGGCGAGGCAGCGCCCGCCTTTTCGGCGACGCTCGGCGAGACGGTGCCTTACGAGATCTCAGGCACGCTGGCCGCGGCGGTCGAGCATGCGGCTGATGATGCGGCCAAGGACGGCAGCGGCGAGGCGGTGGTGCTGTTGTCGCCAGCCTGCGCCAGTTTCGACCAGTTCAAGAATTTCGAAGTGCGCGGCGAAGCCTTCAGGCAAGCCGCGAATGCTATCGAGGGTGTGAAACCCATCGGAGGGGCACGATAA
- the ftsW gene encoding putative lipid II flippase FtsW, whose product MQSRLDKSPVATWWWTIDRWFLAAFLSLMGLGIVLSFAASPAVAERIGLDSFHFATRQIIFTVPALGVMLAVSFLESRQIRRMALVMLCIMLVLMVAVLYIGVEVKGARRWVSIAGLSIQPSEFLKPAFVIMCAWLFAEHKRQPDIPGNLFAMLLLVLVVSLLVAQPDLGQTMLTTGTWGIMFFMAGLPWIWITVLGATGVGGVFAAYTVFPHVALRIDKFLTGEGDTFQVDMGRDALINGGWFGVGPGEGTVKRVIPDSHADFVFSVAGEEFGLIMCFFIMSIFAFIVLRGLNTALKEHDDFTRYAVGGLVTVFGLQAVINMCVNLQLVPAKGMTLPFISYGGSSQIAIAISMGMVLALTRKRPEKRKQMGFGLSQRAMPAE is encoded by the coding sequence ATGCAGAGCCGTCTCGACAAAAGTCCGGTTGCGACCTGGTGGTGGACGATCGATCGCTGGTTCCTGGCAGCGTTCCTTTCGCTGATGGGGCTCGGCATCGTGCTGTCCTTCGCCGCCAGCCCGGCAGTGGCCGAACGCATCGGCCTCGACAGTTTCCACTTCGCCACGAGACAGATCATCTTCACCGTCCCGGCGCTCGGCGTGATGCTGGCCGTGTCCTTCCTCGAATCCAGGCAGATCCGGCGCATGGCGCTGGTCATGCTATGCATCATGCTGGTTCTGATGGTGGCGGTTCTCTACATCGGCGTCGAGGTCAAGGGCGCGCGGCGCTGGGTGTCGATCGCCGGCCTGTCGATCCAGCCGTCCGAGTTCCTCAAACCAGCCTTCGTCATCATGTGCGCCTGGCTGTTCGCCGAACACAAACGCCAGCCGGATATTCCAGGCAATTTGTTTGCAATGCTGCTGCTGGTACTGGTCGTGTCCCTGCTGGTCGCGCAACCTGACCTCGGCCAGACCATGCTGACGACCGGCACCTGGGGCATCATGTTCTTCATGGCGGGGCTGCCATGGATCTGGATCACCGTGCTGGGTGCAACAGGCGTCGGCGGGGTGTTCGCAGCCTACACCGTGTTTCCGCACGTTGCCTTGCGTATCGACAAGTTCCTGACCGGCGAAGGCGATACGTTCCAGGTCGACATGGGCCGCGACGCGCTGATCAATGGCGGCTGGTTCGGCGTCGGGCCGGGCGAGGGCACCGTCAAGCGGGTCATCCCCGACAGCCACGCCGACTTCGTCTTCTCCGTCGCCGGCGAGGAATTCGGGCTGATCATGTGCTTCTTCATCATGTCGATCTTCGCCTTCATCGTCCTGCGCGGCCTCAATACGGCGCTGAAGGAGCATGACGATTTCACGCGCTACGCCGTCGGCGGTCTGGTCACCGTGTTTGGCCTGCAGGCTGTCATCAACATGTGCGTCAACCTGCAGCTGGTGCCGGCCAAGGGCATGACCCTGCCGTTCATCTCCTATGGCGGTTCGTCGCAGATCGCCATCGCGATCTCGATGGGCATGGTGCTGGCGCTGACGCGCAAGCGGCCGGAAAAGCGCAAGCAGATGGGCTTTGGCCTGTCGCAGCGCGCCATGCCGGCGGAGTGA
- the murG gene encoding undecaprenyldiphospho-muramoylpentapeptide beta-N-acetylglucosaminyltransferase, with product MARGTILLAAGGTGGHLFPAEALAHELIARGWTVHLATDDRAERFAGNFPAAAIHPIRSATMGSKNPVAVLGAFWKIWRGVRQASAIIGRIRPDVVVGFGGYPTLPPLYAATRRKVPTLIHEQNAVMGRANRALAGRVDAIAGGFLPEDSSAAGAKTVTTGNPVRPAVLEAAKTPYSESSGEQTFRLLVFGGSQGAQFFSDAVPAAVAMLTEAQRKRLVITQQARADDVARVKAAYAALGVDVQVSPFFTDMAARMAAAHLVVSRSGASTVSEIAVIGRPALLVPYPHALDHDQAANAAALAAAGGAEVHPESTLSPERVAALVGGLMDNPGRLATMAAAAKSAGRPDAARLLADLTEAIASRKSVSEFRKGTHA from the coding sequence ATGGCGCGGGGGACGATCCTTCTGGCGGCGGGTGGAACGGGCGGGCATCTCTTCCCGGCCGAGGCACTGGCGCATGAGCTGATCGCGCGCGGCTGGACGGTGCATCTGGCCACGGACGACCGCGCCGAGCGTTTCGCCGGCAATTTCCCAGCCGCCGCCATTCATCCGATCCGGTCGGCCACCATGGGGTCGAAGAACCCGGTGGCGGTGCTTGGCGCGTTCTGGAAGATCTGGCGCGGTGTGCGCCAGGCGTCCGCCATCATCGGCAGGATCAGGCCGGACGTGGTTGTTGGCTTCGGCGGCTATCCGACCCTGCCGCCGCTCTACGCGGCCACGCGACGCAAGGTGCCGACGCTCATCCATGAACAGAACGCGGTGATGGGGCGCGCCAACCGGGCGCTGGCCGGGCGCGTCGACGCCATTGCCGGCGGGTTCCTGCCCGAGGATTCGAGTGCCGCAGGCGCCAAGACGGTGACGACCGGTAATCCGGTTCGGCCCGCCGTTCTGGAGGCGGCAAAGACGCCCTACAGCGAGTCATCCGGCGAGCAGACTTTCCGGCTTCTGGTGTTCGGCGGCAGCCAGGGCGCGCAATTCTTCTCCGACGCGGTGCCGGCGGCGGTCGCCATGCTCACCGAGGCGCAGCGCAAGCGGCTGGTGATCACGCAACAAGCACGTGCCGACGACGTGGCGCGGGTGAAGGCTGCCTATGCCGCGCTCGGTGTCGATGTGCAGGTGTCGCCCTTCTTCACCGATATGGCGGCGCGTATGGCAGCGGCGCATCTGGTGGTGTCGCGATCCGGCGCCTCGACCGTGTCGGAGATCGCCGTCATCGGCCGGCCGGCACTGCTGGTGCCCTATCCGCATGCGCTCGACCATGACCAGGCGGCGAACGCGGCGGCCCTTGCCGCGGCCGGTGGCGCCGAGGTCCATCCGGAATCCACGCTCTCGCCCGAGCGCGTCGCCGCGCTGGTTGGCGGGCTGATGGACAACCCCGGGCGGCTGGCGACAATGGCGGCAGCGGCGAAGTCGGCCGGAAGGCCCGACGCGGCACGGTTGCTCGCCGATCTGACAGAGGCTATTGCGTCCAGAAAATCTGTTTCGGAATTCAGGAAGGGGACGCACGCATGA
- the murC gene encoding UDP-N-acetylmuramate--L-alanine ligase, producing MKMPRTIGLVHFIGIGGIGMSGIAEVLHNLGYKVQGSDQSDSANVQRLRDKGIECFVGHHADNLGDAEVVVVSTAIKKSNPELKAAREKLLPIVRRAEMLAELMRFRQAVAIGGTHGKTTTTSMVATLLEAGGLDPTVINGGIINAYGTNARMGDGEWMVVEADESDGTFLKLPADIAVVTNIDPEHLDHYGSFDKVREAFRQFVENVPFYGFGVMCTDHPEVQALVGRIEDRRVITYGENAQADVRFTNHRTDGPASEFDVVIRDRKTRGETTISGLRLPMPGRHNVSNATAAIAVAHELGLSAEAIKKGLSSFAGVKRRFTHTGSWNGVDIFDDYGHHPVEITAVLKAARGATKGRVIAIAQPHRFTRLHDLFDEFSVCFNDADTVMVAPVYAAGEEPIDGVTSDALVSRIRAGGHRDARYIESPAAIAPIIRDIAKPGDFVVFLGAGNITQWAYALPKELGGTAS from the coding sequence ATGAAGATGCCGCGGACTATCGGGCTTGTGCATTTCATCGGCATTGGCGGCATCGGCATGAGCGGCATCGCCGAGGTGCTGCACAATCTCGGCTACAAGGTGCAGGGCTCGGACCAGTCCGACAGCGCCAATGTGCAACGGCTGCGCGACAAGGGCATCGAGTGCTTCGTCGGCCACCACGCCGACAATCTCGGCGATGCCGAGGTGGTGGTCGTCTCCACCGCGATCAAGAAATCCAATCCCGAGCTGAAGGCGGCGCGTGAAAAGCTGCTGCCGATCGTGCGCCGCGCCGAGATGCTGGCCGAACTGATGCGCTTCCGCCAGGCCGTGGCGATCGGCGGCACGCATGGCAAGACGACGACCACGTCGATGGTGGCGACGCTGCTGGAAGCCGGCGGGCTCGACCCGACCGTGATCAATGGCGGTATCATCAATGCCTATGGCACCAATGCCCGCATGGGGGATGGCGAATGGATGGTGGTCGAGGCCGACGAGAGCGACGGCACCTTCTTGAAGCTGCCGGCCGATATTGCGGTGGTCACCAACATCGATCCTGAACATCTCGACCACTATGGCAGTTTCGACAAGGTGCGCGAGGCGTTCCGCCAGTTCGTCGAGAATGTGCCGTTCTACGGCTTTGGCGTGATGTGCACCGATCATCCGGAGGTGCAGGCGCTGGTCGGACGCATCGAGGACCGCCGCGTCATCACCTATGGCGAGAACGCGCAGGCCGACGTCCGCTTCACCAACCATCGTACGGATGGTCCAGCCTCGGAATTCGACGTGGTGATCCGCGACCGCAAGACGCGCGGCGAGACCACGATCTCCGGCCTGCGGCTGCCGATGCCCGGTCGCCACAACGTCTCCAACGCGACGGCGGCGATCGCGGTCGCCCATGAGCTTGGCCTGTCCGCCGAAGCGATCAAGAAGGGGCTGTCCTCCTTCGCCGGCGTCAAGAGGCGCTTCACCCATACCGGTTCCTGGAACGGCGTCGACATCTTCGACGACTACGGCCACCATCCGGTCGAGATCACGGCGGTGCTGAAGGCGGCGCGCGGCGCCACCAAGGGCCGTGTCATTGCTATCGCCCAGCCGCATCGCTTTACGCGCCTGCATGATCTGTTCGACGAGTTTTCTGTCTGCTTCAACGATGCCGACACCGTCATGGTGGCGCCGGTCTACGCCGCGGGCGAGGAGCCGATCGACGGCGTGACCTCCGATGCGCTGGTATCGCGCATCCGCGCCGGCGGCCATCGAGACGCGCGCTACATCGAAAGCCCCGCCGCGATCGCGCCGATCATCCGCGATATCGCCAAGCCCGGTGATTTCGTCGTCTTCCTCGGCGCCGGCAACATCACCCAATGGGCCTATGCGCTGCCCAAGGAACTCGGCGGTACCGCTTCATGA
- the murB gene encoding UDP-N-acetylmuramate dehydrogenase codes for MMRGQALIDQLGDRLAGLRGRITPNAEMDKITWFRAGGLAEALFQPADEDDLATFLRAVPEEIPLTVVGVGSNLLVRDGGITGFVIRLSAKGFGDAEVTGPATIKAGAATPDKRVAAVAYEAGIGGFHFYHGIPGAIGGALRMNAGANGVETRERVVEVRALDRKGNVHMLSNAEMGYAYRHSAAPAGLIFTSAVFEGFAEDKAAIKAAMDAVQNHRETVQPIREKTGGSTFKNPEGTSAWKEIDKAGCRGLMIGGAQMSPMHCNFMINTGTATGYDLEYLGETVRTRVLENSGIRLQWEIKRIGDFRPGHAVQEFLGQLL; via the coding sequence ATGATGCGCGGCCAGGCGTTGATTGATCAGCTTGGAGACCGGCTTGCCGGCCTGCGCGGCCGTATCACGCCCAATGCCGAGATGGACAAGATCACCTGGTTCCGTGCCGGGGGACTGGCGGAGGCGCTGTTCCAGCCGGCGGATGAGGACGACCTCGCCACGTTCCTGAGAGCGGTTCCCGAAGAGATTCCGCTGACCGTCGTCGGTGTCGGCTCGAACCTGCTGGTTCGCGACGGCGGCATTACGGGTTTTGTCATCCGGCTTTCGGCGAAGGGCTTTGGCGACGCCGAGGTCACTGGCCCGGCCACGATCAAGGCGGGGGCCGCCACTCCCGACAAGCGCGTTGCCGCTGTCGCCTATGAGGCGGGCATTGGCGGCTTTCACTTCTACCACGGCATTCCCGGCGCCATCGGTGGCGCGCTCAGGATGAATGCCGGCGCCAATGGCGTCGAGACGCGCGAGCGCGTCGTCGAGGTGCGGGCGCTCGATCGCAAGGGCAATGTCCATATGCTGAGCAATGCCGAGATGGGCTATGCCTATCGCCATTCGGCGGCACCCGCCGGGCTGATCTTCACCTCGGCCGTGTTTGAAGGCTTTGCCGAGGACAAGGCGGCTATCAAGGCGGCGATGGACGCCGTCCAGAACCACCGCGAAACCGTGCAGCCGATCCGCGAAAAGACTGGGGGATCAACCTTCAAGAATCCCGAGGGCACCTCGGCCTGGAAGGAAATCGACAAGGCAGGCTGTCGCGGCCTGATGATCGGCGGCGCTCAGATGTCGCCGATGCATTGCAACTTCATGATCAACACCGGCACCGCGACCGGCTACGACCTCGAATATCTGGGTGAAACGGTGCGCACGCGGGTGCTCGAAAATTCGGGCATCCGGCTGCAGTGGGAGATCAAGCGCATCGGCGATTTCCGGCCGGGCCATGCCGTCCAGGAGTTTCTCGGACAGCTCCTCTAG
- a CDS encoding D-alanine--D-alanine ligase, which yields MKNKHVAVLLGGFSSERPVSLSSGKSCADALEQEGYQVTRVDVGRDVSSVLAELKPDVAFNALHGPFGEDGTIQGILEYLGIPYTHSGVLASALAMNKEQAKKIAKTVGIPVAESKVTNRFAIQNKHPMKPPYVVKPVSEGSSFGVVIVHEGQSHPPQVIGSSEWKYGDIVMVERYVHGRELTCAVMGDVALGVCEIIPTGHSFYDYDSKYVAGGSKHECPAKVSPNIYQKIQTLALKAHQAIGCRGVSRSDFRYDDRHSENGEVVWLEVNTQPGMTPTSLVPEIAAQAGHSFGELLSWMVEDASCLR from the coding sequence ATGAAAAACAAGCATGTGGCCGTCCTGCTGGGTGGTTTTTCGTCCGAGCGGCCCGTGTCCTTGTCCTCGGGAAAGTCGTGTGCCGATGCGCTCGAGCAGGAAGGTTATCAGGTCACGCGCGTCGACGTCGGCCGTGATGTCAGCTCGGTGCTTGCCGAGCTCAAGCCGGATGTCGCCTTCAACGCGCTGCATGGGCCTTTCGGTGAGGACGGCACCATCCAGGGCATCCTCGAATATCTCGGCATTCCCTATACCCATTCCGGCGTGCTTGCCTCGGCGCTGGCGATGAACAAGGAGCAGGCCAAGAAGATCGCCAAGACCGTCGGCATTCCGGTTGCCGAATCAAAGGTCACCAATCGCTTCGCCATTCAAAACAAGCATCCGATGAAGCCGCCCTATGTGGTCAAGCCGGTCAGCGAAGGGTCGAGCTTCGGCGTCGTCATCGTGCATGAGGGGCAATCGCATCCGCCGCAGGTCATCGGTTCATCCGAGTGGAAATATGGCGATATCGTCATGGTCGAGCGCTATGTGCACGGCCGGGAGCTTACCTGCGCGGTGATGGGCGACGTCGCGCTCGGCGTCTGCGAGATCATTCCGACCGGCCATTCCTTCTACGACTATGATTCAAAATATGTGGCTGGCGGCTCAAAGCACGAATGCCCCGCAAAAGTTTCACCGAATATTTACCAAAAAATACAAACACTGGCGCTCAAGGCTCACCAAGCTATCGGCTGTCGAGGCGTTTCGCGGTCGGACTTCCGTTACGACGATCGTCACTCCGAGAACGGCGAGGTTGTCTGGCTCGAGGTTAACACCCAGCCGGGCATGACGCCGACGTCCTTGGTGCCGGAAATAGCCGCGCAAGCGGGGCACTCGTTCGGTGAGTTGTTGAGTTGGATGGTGGAGGACGCTTCGTGTCTGCGTTGA
- a CDS encoding cell division protein FtsQ/DivIB, whose protein sequence is MSALKWGQGQRKGAAGPTLFGLPLSFDHFVLPRMFRRPVRVLARLGEGDFKAPPFSATMLSAVLLGSSAIYGAYLGGDVDGVVQNITARTGFAVDQVKVVGNQQTSEIDILDRLQLDGWTSLIGFNAEAARERIATLPWVEVAAVRKVYPHTLEVRVEERQPFALWQQGSDLSVIERSGAVIAPFSGGKQVLLPLLVGAGAPAQAPDFLVKVEKYPELAARIKGYIRIGDRRWDLKLDNGVTVKLPEEDEDEALAELVKLDKDDGLLSRDIAAVDMRLSDRLVVQLSAEAATQREAALNEKPKTLKRKPETKI, encoded by the coding sequence GTGTCTGCGTTGAAATGGGGACAAGGTCAGAGGAAGGGCGCGGCCGGGCCGACGCTGTTCGGTCTGCCGTTGTCGTTCGACCATTTCGTGCTGCCGCGCATGTTTCGCCGGCCGGTGCGCGTTCTGGCGCGTCTGGGTGAGGGGGATTTCAAGGCCCCACCCTTCTCGGCGACGATGCTCTCGGCCGTGCTGCTGGGGTCGAGTGCCATCTATGGCGCCTATCTTGGCGGCGACGTTGACGGCGTCGTCCAGAACATCACCGCTCGCACCGGCTTTGCCGTTGATCAGGTGAAGGTGGTCGGCAATCAGCAGACGTCCGAAATCGACATCCTGGACAGGCTGCAGCTCGACGGCTGGACATCGCTGATCGGCTTCAACGCCGAGGCTGCGCGGGAGCGTATCGCTACGCTGCCCTGGGTCGAGGTCGCGGCCGTGCGCAAGGTCTATCCGCATACGCTGGAAGTGCGTGTCGAGGAGCGTCAGCCTTTCGCGCTCTGGCAGCAAGGCAGTGACCTGTCGGTCATCGAGCGCTCCGGCGCGGTGATCGCGCCGTTCTCCGGCGGCAAGCAGGTGTTGTTGCCGCTGCTCGTCGGCGCCGGCGCGCCGGCGCAAGCCCCCGATTTCCTGGTCAAGGTCGAAAAATACCCGGAGCTCGCGGCGCGTATCAAGGGCTACATCCGCATTGGCGACCGGCGCTGGGACCTGAAGCTGGACAATGGCGTCACGGTCAAGCTGCCCGAGGAGGACGAGGACGAGGCGCTTGCTGAGCTCGTCAAGCTGGACAAGGATGACGGATTGCTGTCGCGCGACATCGCCGCTGTCGACATGCGCCTTTCCGATCGCCTCGTCGTGCAGCTGTCGGCGGAAGCGGCGACGCAGCGCGAAGCCGCGCTCAACGAAAAGCCCAAGACCCTGAAGCGCAAGCCGGAGACGAAGATATGA